From Pseudomonas vanderleydeniana, the proteins below share one genomic window:
- the glnE gene encoding bifunctional [glutamate--ammonia ligase]-adenylyl-L-tyrosine phosphorylase/[glutamate--ammonia-ligase] adenylyltransferase, translating to MSLPALAVLPAILQPFVSRAEQSLRAAVAALDDDHGLASWSAERWADFARVSAASDFFIEQAVRDPLMLLELVQFGDLDRVFAPGELCGQIAAAVQQADSEDELARVLRRQRNRQQVRIIWRDLTRQADLVQTCRDLSDMADACIDQAYQWLYLRHCQQFGTPTGRRSGEPQQMVILGMGKLGAVELNLSSDIDLIFAYPEGGETVGVKRPLDNQEFFIRLGQRLIKALDPITVDGFVFRVDMRLRPYGSAGALVLSFNALEQYYQDQGRDWERYAMIKARVVAGDQAAGAHLLDMLRPFVYRRYLDFSAIEALRTMKQLIQQEVRRKGMADNIKLGSGGIREVEFIAQAFQLIHGGRDLSLQQRPLLKVLGTLEGQGYLPSAVVAELRTGYEFLRYTEHAIQAIADRQTQMLPDDEKDQARIAFMLGFDSWAAFHEQLMHWRGRIDWHFRQVIADPDEDEDEACQVSVGGEWLPLWEEAQDEEAASRQLADAGFRDAPKALKQLASLRASPQLRAMQRLGRERLDAFIPRLLAQAVEHANPDLVLERVLPLVEAVARRSAYLVLLTENPGALRQLLTLCAASPWIAEQITRFPMLLDELLNEGRLFKPPLAPELAAELRERLTRIPEDDLEQQMEALRHFKLAHRLRVAASEISGSLPLMKVSDYLTWLAEAILEQVLALAWRQTVSKYGSPQRADGTLCDPGFIIVGYGKVGGIELGHGSDLDLVFIHDGDPNAETDGAKPIDTAQFFTRLGQRIIHLLTTQTNSGQLYEVDMRLRPSGASGLLVSSLGAFERYQQNEAWTWEHQALIRARVLVGCQDVGAAFEKVRAAVLGRERDLSTLRQEVSEMRAKMRDNLGSKATAAGTAANAFDATAPFDLKQDAGGIVDIEFMVQYATLAWSKEHPALLRYTDNIRILEGLEQAGLIPAADAGLLREAYKAYRSAAHRQALQKEAGVIGGDQFTVERRDVMRIWAELGLS from the coding sequence ATGAGCCTACCTGCACTGGCCGTTTTGCCGGCCATTCTCCAGCCTTTTGTCAGCCGGGCCGAGCAGTCTTTGCGCGCCGCCGTCGCCGCGCTGGATGATGATCACGGCCTGGCCTCGTGGTCGGCCGAACGCTGGGCGGATTTTGCCCGGGTCAGCGCCGCCAGTGACTTCTTTATTGAACAGGCGGTACGTGACCCTTTGATGTTGCTGGAACTGGTGCAGTTCGGCGACCTGGACCGGGTCTTCGCACCGGGTGAGCTGTGCGGGCAGATCGCCGCGGCGGTGCAGCAGGCCGACAGCGAGGACGAACTGGCGCGGGTACTGCGCCGCCAGCGCAATCGCCAGCAGGTGCGGATCATCTGGCGCGACCTGACGCGCCAGGCCGACCTGGTACAGACCTGTCGTGACCTTTCGGACATGGCCGATGCCTGTATCGACCAGGCCTATCAATGGTTGTACCTGCGCCATTGCCAGCAGTTCGGCACGCCGACCGGTCGGCGCAGTGGCGAGCCACAACAGATGGTCATCCTCGGCATGGGCAAGCTCGGTGCCGTGGAACTGAACCTGTCTTCCGACATCGACCTGATCTTCGCCTACCCGGAAGGCGGCGAGACCGTCGGGGTGAAGCGTCCGCTGGACAACCAGGAGTTCTTCATTCGCCTGGGGCAGCGATTGATCAAGGCGCTGGACCCGATCACTGTCGACGGTTTCGTCTTCCGGGTCGACATGCGACTGCGCCCCTATGGTTCGGCCGGGGCACTGGTGCTGAGCTTCAACGCCCTTGAGCAGTACTACCAGGACCAGGGTCGGGACTGGGAGCGCTACGCGATGATCAAGGCACGCGTGGTGGCCGGTGACCAGGCGGCCGGTGCGCACCTGCTGGATATGCTCCGTCCGTTCGTCTACCGGCGCTACCTGGACTTTTCCGCGATCGAAGCGCTGCGCACCATGAAGCAGCTGATCCAGCAGGAAGTCCGGCGCAAGGGCATGGCCGATAACATCAAGCTGGGCTCCGGTGGCATTCGCGAGGTCGAGTTCATTGCCCAGGCGTTCCAGCTGATTCATGGCGGACGTGACCTGAGCCTGCAGCAGCGGCCGCTGCTGAAAGTCCTGGGTACCCTCGAGGGGCAGGGCTACCTGCCGTCGGCGGTGGTCGCCGAATTGCGCACCGGCTATGAATTCCTGCGTTATACCGAGCATGCGATCCAGGCGATTGCCGATCGCCAGACCCAGATGCTGCCCGATGACGAGAAGGACCAGGCGCGCATCGCCTTCATGCTCGGTTTCGACAGCTGGGCCGCGTTCCATGAACAACTGATGCACTGGCGCGGGCGGATCGACTGGCACTTCCGCCAGGTCATCGCCGATCCGGACGAGGACGAGGACGAAGCCTGCCAGGTCTCCGTAGGGGGTGAATGGCTGCCCTTGTGGGAGGAGGCCCAGGACGAGGAGGCCGCCAGCCGCCAGTTGGCGGATGCCGGTTTCCGCGATGCGCCCAAGGCGCTGAAGCAGCTCGCGTCGCTGCGTGCCAGCCCGCAGTTGCGGGCCATGCAGCGCCTGGGTCGCGAACGCCTCGATGCCTTTATTCCGCGGTTGTTGGCCCAGGCGGTCGAACACGCCAATCCGGACCTGGTGCTGGAGCGGGTGTTGCCACTGGTCGAGGCGGTCGCCCGGCGCTCCGCCTACCTGGTACTGCTCACGGAAAACCCGGGAGCGCTGCGCCAGCTGCTGACGCTATGTGCTGCCAGCCCCTGGATTGCCGAGCAGATCACCCGCTTCCCGATGCTGCTCGACGAGCTGCTCAACGAAGGCCGGCTGTTCAAGCCGCCGCTGGCGCCGGAGCTGGCGGCTGAGCTGCGTGAGCGCCTGACACGGATTCCCGAGGATGACCTGGAGCAGCAGATGGAGGCCCTGCGTCACTTCAAGTTGGCGCACCGGCTGCGGGTCGCCGCTTCGGAAATCTCCGGTAGCCTGCCGCTGATGAAGGTCAGCGACTACCTGACCTGGCTGGCGGAGGCGATTCTGGAGCAGGTGCTGGCCCTGGCCTGGCGCCAGACCGTGAGCAAATACGGTTCGCCGCAGCGGGCCGATGGCACCCTGTGCGATCCAGGCTTCATCATTGTCGGCTATGGCAAGGTCGGCGGGATCGAGCTGGGGCATGGGTCGGACCTGGACCTGGTGTTCATCCACGATGGCGACCCGAACGCAGAGACCGATGGCGCCAAGCCGATCGATACCGCGCAGTTCTTCACGCGCCTGGGGCAGCGGATCATTCACCTGCTGACCACCCAGACCAACTCCGGGCAGCTTTATGAGGTCGACATGCGCCTGCGTCCGTCCGGCGCTTCCGGCCTGCTGGTCAGTTCCCTTGGCGCGTTCGAACGTTATCAGCAGAACGAGGCCTGGACCTGGGAACACCAGGCCCTGATTCGCGCCCGGGTGCTGGTGGGCTGCCAGGATGTCGGGGCGGCGTTCGAGAAAGTCCGCGCTGCGGTGTTGGGGCGCGAGCGGGACCTGTCGACCCTGCGCCAGGAGGTCAGCGAGATGCGCGCCAAGATGCGCGACAACCTCGGCAGCAAGGCGACCGCGGCCGGCACGGCGGCCAACGCTTTCGACGCGACGGCGCCGTTCGACCTCAAGCAGGATGCCGGAGGTATCGTCGATATCGAATTTATGGTGCAATACGCGACTTTGGCCTGGTCGAAAGAGCACCCGGCATTACTGCGTTACACGGATAACATCCGCATTCTAGAGGGGCTGGAGCAGGCCGGGTTGATCCCCGCGGCCGATGCCGGCCTGCTGCGCGAGGCCTACAAGGCCTACCGTTCCGCCGCCCATCGCCAGGCCCTGCAGAAGGAGGCCGGCGTCATCGGCGGTGACCAGTTCACGGTCGAGCGGCGCGATGTAATGCGGATCTGGGCTGAACTGGGACTAAGCTAG
- the waaF gene encoding lipopolysaccharide heptosyltransferase II encodes MKILIVGPSWVGDMVMAQTLFQCLKQRHPQCEIDVLAPEWSRPILERMPEVRAALSFPLGHGVLDLATRRKIGKSLVGQYDQAILLPNSLKSALVPFFAGIAKRTGWRGEFRYGLLNDVRKLDKPRYPLMIERFMALAYEPGAELPQPYPRPRLQIDPASREAALGKFELTLDRPVLALCPGAEFGESKRWPSEHYAKVAEAKIREGWQVWLFGSKNDHAVGEDIRQRLIPGLREEAVNLSGETSLAEAIDLLSCADSVVSNDSGLMHVAAALNRPLVAVYGSTSPGFTPPLADQVEIVRLGLECSPCFERTCRFGHYNCLRQLLPAPVNEALQRLQGVPVEVQ; translated from the coding sequence ATGAAAATTCTCATCGTTGGGCCCAGCTGGGTCGGTGACATGGTGATGGCTCAGACACTGTTCCAGTGCCTGAAGCAACGCCACCCGCAGTGCGAGATCGATGTGCTGGCTCCCGAATGGAGCCGCCCGATCCTCGAGCGCATGCCTGAAGTTCGTGCGGCCTTGAGCTTTCCGCTCGGCCACGGCGTGCTGGACCTGGCCACCCGGCGCAAGATCGGCAAGTCCCTGGTAGGTCAGTACGACCAGGCCATTCTCCTGCCCAACTCGTTGAAGTCGGCGCTGGTGCCGTTTTTTGCCGGGATCGCGAAACGTACCGGCTGGCGCGGCGAATTCCGCTACGGCCTGCTCAATGACGTGCGCAAGCTGGACAAGCCACGCTATCCGCTGATGATCGAGCGGTTCATGGCCCTGGCCTACGAGCCGGGTGCCGAATTGCCGCAGCCTTATCCGCGCCCGCGCCTGCAGATCGACCCGGCCAGCCGCGAGGCAGCCCTGGGCAAGTTCGAACTGACGCTCGACCGACCCGTGCTGGCCCTGTGCCCTGGCGCCGAATTCGGTGAATCCAAGCGCTGGCCGTCGGAGCATTACGCGAAAGTCGCCGAGGCGAAGATCCGCGAAGGCTGGCAGGTCTGGCTGTTCGGTTCGAAAAATGACCACGCGGTTGGCGAAGACATTCGTCAGCGACTGATTCCCGGGTTGCGCGAAGAAGCGGTGAATCTCAGTGGCGAGACCTCGCTGGCCGAGGCGATCGACCTGCTGTCCTGTGCCGACTCGGTGGTGTCCAATGACTCCGGCCTGATGCACGTGGCCGCCGCGTTGAATCGTCCACTGGTGGCGGTCTACGGCTCGACTTCGCCAGGCTTCACGCCGCCGTTGGCGGACCAGGTGGAAATCGTCCGCCTGGGGCTGGAATGCAGCCCGTGCTTCGAGCGTACCTGTCGTTTCGGTCACTACAACTGCCTGCGCCAGTTGTTGCCTGCGCCGGTGAATGAAGCCCTGCAGCGTTTGCAGGGTGTTCCGGTCGAGGTTCAGTAA
- the waaC gene encoding lipopolysaccharide heptosyltransferase I: MRVLLVKTSSLGDVIHALPALTDAARAIPGIRFDWVVEEGFAEIPSWHPAVDKVIPVAIRRWRKNLWQTFRSGEWKRFKQSVRAAKYDLVIDAQGLVKSAFLTRYVKAPVAGLDKQSAREPLASRFYSRRLAVARGQHAVERVRQLFAVALGYDLPSGLGDYGLDVDRLVELPRRNPFVLFLHGTTWDTKHWPEAYWRELAERMGHLGIEVRLPWGNPDEKARAERIARGLRNAVVLPKLNLAGVAKVLAGASACVAVDTGLGHLAAALDVPTLSLFGPTNPGLTGAYGKSQIHLASNFPCAPCLQKKCTYVPTAEDQKRFDLKRELPLCFTRLNPERVASRLTALLLAEERH; the protein is encoded by the coding sequence TTGCGAGTATTGCTGGTCAAGACGTCCTCCCTGGGGGATGTGATTCATGCCCTGCCGGCGCTGACCGATGCAGCCCGGGCGATTCCCGGTATCCGCTTCGACTGGGTGGTCGAGGAAGGCTTCGCCGAAATTCCGAGCTGGCATCCGGCGGTCGACAAGGTGATTCCGGTGGCGATCCGTCGCTGGCGCAAGAACCTTTGGCAGACCTTCAGGAGCGGCGAATGGAAGCGCTTCAAGCAGAGTGTGCGGGCGGCGAAATACGACCTGGTGATCGATGCCCAGGGACTGGTGAAAAGCGCGTTCCTGACCCGTTATGTCAAGGCCCCGGTTGCCGGGCTGGACAAGCAGTCGGCCCGTGAGCCGTTGGCGAGCCGTTTCTATTCCCGGCGCCTGGCGGTTGCCCGTGGCCAGCATGCGGTCGAGCGGGTGCGCCAGCTGTTTGCGGTGGCCCTTGGCTACGACCTGCCCAGCGGGCTGGGCGATTACGGGCTGGATGTCGATCGGCTGGTGGAGTTGCCACGTCGCAATCCGTTCGTGCTGTTTCTGCATGGCACCACCTGGGATACCAAGCACTGGCCGGAAGCCTATTGGCGGGAACTGGCCGAGCGCATGGGGCACCTGGGAATCGAGGTGCGCCTGCCCTGGGGCAATCCGGACGAGAAGGCTCGCGCCGAGCGTATCGCCCGTGGCCTGAGAAATGCCGTGGTGTTGCCCAAGCTCAACCTGGCCGGAGTGGCCAAGGTGCTCGCCGGTGCCAGTGCCTGTGTCGCCGTGGATACCGGCCTCGGGCACCTGGCCGCGGCCCTGGATGTGCCGACGCTGTCGCTGTTCGGCCCGACCAATCCCGGGCTGACCGGCGCCTATGGCAAGTCGCAGATTCACCTGGCGAGCAACTTCCCCTGCGCGCCTTGCCTGCAAAAGAAGTGCACCTATGTGCCGACCGCCGAAGACCAGAAGCGCTTCGATCTCAAGCGCGAGTTGCCGTTGTGCTTCACGCGGCTCAACCCCGAACGTGTTGCCAGCCGGCTGACCGCGTTGTTACTGGCCGAGGAGCGGCACTGA
- a CDS encoding glycosyltransferase family 4 protein, with translation MQLAFVLYKYFPFGGLQRDFMRIALECQKRGHQIRVYTLIWEGDIPPGFEVLVVPIKAFSNHRRNEKLSAWMEADLAKRPVDRLIGFNKMPGLDVYYAADGCFEDKAQNLRHSLYRFWGRYKHFAEYERAVFAREANTEILMISEVQQPLFIKHYDTPLERFHLLPPGIAQDRRAPANAAQIRAEFRREFKLADDDYLLVQIGSGFKTKGVDRSLKALAALPAELKKRTRLFVIGQDDPKVFQVQSAALGLGEHVQFLKGRSDIPRFLLGADLLIHPAYNENTGTVLLEALVSGLPVLVSAVCGYAHYIAEADGGLVLDEPFEQNQLNQYLNRMLSDGAARMAWSRNGLAFAETADLYSMPQHAADVILAEQHR, from the coding sequence ATGCAACTGGCTTTTGTCCTGTACAAATATTTTCCTTTTGGTGGGCTGCAGCGCGACTTCATGCGTATCGCGCTGGAGTGCCAGAAGCGTGGTCACCAGATTCGCGTCTACACGTTGATCTGGGAAGGCGATATCCCGCCAGGCTTCGAAGTGCTGGTGGTGCCGATCAAGGCATTCTCCAACCATCGGCGCAACGAGAAGCTCAGCGCCTGGATGGAGGCCGACCTGGCCAAGCGCCCGGTCGATCGGCTGATCGGCTTCAACAAGATGCCCGGCCTTGACGTTTACTATGCCGCTGACGGCTGCTTCGAGGACAAGGCGCAGAACCTGCGTCACTCGCTGTACCGTTTCTGGGGCCGCTACAAGCACTTCGCCGAGTACGAGCGAGCGGTGTTCGCCCGGGAGGCGAACACCGAGATCCTGATGATTTCCGAAGTCCAGCAGCCGCTGTTCATCAAGCACTACGACACGCCGCTGGAGCGCTTCCACCTGCTGCCGCCGGGGATCGCCCAGGATCGGCGGGCACCCGCCAACGCTGCGCAGATCCGTGCCGAGTTCCGGCGTGAATTCAAGCTGGCGGACGACGACTATCTGCTCGTGCAGATCGGTTCCGGGTTCAAGACCAAGGGCGTCGATCGCAGTCTGAAGGCCCTGGCGGCATTGCCGGCGGAGCTGAAAAAACGCACCCGGCTATTTGTCATCGGCCAGGACGACCCCAAGGTATTCCAGGTGCAGAGTGCGGCGCTGGGCCTGGGCGAGCATGTGCAGTTTCTCAAGGGGCGCAGCGACATCCCGCGTTTCCTGCTGGGGGCAGACCTGCTGATTCATCCGGCCTACAACGAGAACACCGGTACCGTGCTGCTCGAAGCGCTGGTGTCCGGGTTGCCGGTGCTGGTCAGCGCGGTCTGCGGTTATGCCCACTATATTGCCGAGGCCGATGGTGGCCTGGTGCTGGACGAGCCTTTCGAGCAGAACCAGCTCAATCAATACCTGAACCGGATGCTGTCCGATGGGGCGGCACGCATGGCATGGAGCCGCAACGGTCTGGCCTTCGCCGAGACGGCCGACCTCTATAGCATGCCGCAGCACGCTGCGGATGTGATTCTGGCGGAGCAGCACCGATGA
- the rfaP gene encoding lipopolysaccharide core heptose(I) kinase RfaP — translation MKLILAEPFKSLWAGRDAFAEVERLQGKVYRELEARRTLRTEVAGRGYFVKIHHGIGWREIFKNLLTAKRPVLGAGQEWQAIQCLHKAGVPTMTAVAYGERGGNPAGQDSFIVTEELAPTISLEDFTLQWPEQPPEPRLKRALIAEVARMTGGMHRAGLNHRDCYIAHFLLHTDKPVTADDLKLSVIDLHRAQVRPSVPRRWRNKDLAGLYFSVLDIGLTQRDKLRFLRDYFRQPLRQILRDEASLLAWLERKSGKLYERKQRYGDAL, via the coding sequence ATGAAGTTGATCCTTGCCGAGCCCTTCAAGAGCCTCTGGGCTGGACGCGATGCGTTCGCCGAGGTCGAGCGCTTGCAGGGCAAGGTTTACCGTGAGCTGGAGGCTCGTCGGACGTTGCGTACGGAAGTCGCCGGGCGTGGTTATTTCGTGAAAATCCACCATGGCATCGGTTGGCGCGAGATCTTCAAGAACCTCCTGACCGCGAAGAGGCCCGTGCTGGGTGCGGGGCAGGAATGGCAGGCGATCCAGTGCCTGCACAAGGCCGGGGTCCCGACGATGACCGCTGTTGCCTATGGCGAGCGCGGCGGCAATCCGGCTGGCCAGGATTCGTTCATCGTGACCGAGGAGCTGGCGCCCACCATCAGCCTCGAGGATTTTACCCTGCAATGGCCCGAGCAGCCGCCAGAGCCGCGGCTCAAGCGTGCGCTGATCGCCGAGGTCGCGCGCATGACCGGTGGCATGCACCGCGCCGGGCTCAATCATCGTGACTGCTATATCGCCCATTTCCTGCTGCACACCGACAAGCCGGTGACTGCCGATGACCTCAAGCTTTCGGTCATTGACCTGCATCGTGCGCAGGTTCGCCCGAGCGTTCCGAGACGCTGGCGTAACAAGGACCTGGCCGGGTTGTATTTCTCGGTGCTGGATATCGGCCTGACGCAACGCGACAAGCTGCGTTTCCTGCGGGACTATTTCCGCCAGCCGCTGCGCCAGATCCTGCGTGACGAAGCGTCGTTGCTGGCCTGGCTGGAGCGCAAGTCGGGCAAGCTCTACGAGCGCAAGCAGCGCTACGGGGATGCGCTCTGA
- a CDS encoding lipopolysaccharide kinase InaA family protein: MSGWKLEPEYAALADDFGSLEAVFALDGEHLTRDPLSEVIRVNRDGVNYYVKRYSGAGKGLRQYFGRPRVRSEWQNLKRFAKWGIPTAEVVAWGLERRGAAYHRGAMITRELPRTEDLSALASRNDPLLRDRAWVDGISRQLARYTRIMHDQRFTHNDLKWRNLLVDDQARLFLIDCPNGEFWRGFWLRYRITKDLACLDKVAKYHLSFTQRLRFYLQYCQRSRLNAADKKRIRHVLRFFEGRE, from the coding sequence ATGTCGGGTTGGAAACTGGAGCCCGAATACGCAGCGCTGGCGGATGACTTCGGCAGTCTGGAGGCGGTATTCGCCCTTGACGGCGAGCATCTGACCCGCGATCCGCTGTCCGAGGTCATTCGGGTCAACCGTGATGGCGTGAATTATTACGTCAAGCGCTACTCCGGTGCGGGCAAGGGGTTGCGGCAGTACTTTGGCCGGCCCCGGGTCCGTTCCGAATGGCAGAATCTCAAGCGTTTCGCCAAGTGGGGCATCCCGACCGCCGAGGTTGTCGCCTGGGGGCTGGAGCGCCGTGGCGCGGCCTATCACCGTGGGGCGATGATCACCCGTGAACTGCCCCGCACCGAGGACCTTTCGGCCCTGGCCAGCCGCAATGATCCATTGTTGCGTGACCGCGCCTGGGTTGATGGCATCAGCCGGCAGTTGGCCCGCTACACGCGGATCATGCATGACCAGCGCTTTACCCATAACGACCTGAAGTGGCGCAATCTGCTGGTCGATGACCAGGCCAGGCTGTTCCTGATCGATTGCCCCAATGGCGAGTTCTGGCGCGGTTTCTGGCTGCGCTACCGGATCACCAAGGACCTGGCCTGCCTGGACAAGGTGGCCAAGTATCACTTGTCGTTCACCCAGCGGCTGCGGTTTTACCTGCAGTACTGCCAACGTAGTCGGCTGAATGCGGCAGACAAGAAGCGCATTCGGCATGTGTTGAGATTCTTCGAGGGACGGGAATGA
- a CDS encoding lipopolysaccharide kinase InaA family protein — protein MSDFLAAVDRPLLERNGLGNFDALWNKELEAVDEPNTSGGGWSSVYRLELEGQGYYLKRQSNYLTRTLHSPLGEPTFAREFRNISRYQRLGIPALQAVFFGERVVKGERRAVLLTRALDGWNDLDSLLEQWPQLAQAQRQAILRCCGLLARRLHGLRQVHGCFYPKHIFLQAVAGTYQAQLIDLEKTRPLLFGQRDRVKDLEPLLRRAPVWSEDDVRVLLAAYLDQSQDSSLVDAWLQRLGARSSKKGGR, from the coding sequence ATGAGCGACTTCCTGGCGGCTGTCGACCGCCCATTGCTGGAGCGTAACGGGCTCGGCAATTTCGATGCGCTATGGAACAAGGAGCTGGAGGCGGTGGACGAGCCCAACACCAGTGGTGGTGGTTGGAGCAGCGTGTATCGCTTGGAGCTGGAGGGCCAGGGCTATTACCTCAAGCGCCAGAGCAACTACCTGACACGCACCCTGCACAGTCCGTTGGGGGAGCCGACCTTCGCTCGCGAGTTCCGCAATATCAGCCGTTACCAGCGCCTGGGTATTCCGGCCCTGCAAGCTGTATTCTTTGGTGAGCGCGTGGTGAAGGGCGAGCGCCGGGCCGTCCTGTTGACCCGGGCGCTGGATGGCTGGAACGACCTGGATTCGTTGCTGGAGCAATGGCCGCAACTGGCTCAGGCGCAACGCCAGGCAATCCTGCGCTGCTGTGGCCTGCTGGCTCGGCGGCTGCACGGGTTGCGGCAGGTCCATGGCTGCTTCTATCCCAAGCATATCTTTCTGCAGGCAGTGGCGGGTACCTATCAGGCGCAACTGATCGACCTGGAAAAGACTCGGCCGTTGCTGTTCGGTCAGCGTGATCGGGTCAAGGATCTCGAGCCGTTGCTGCGTCGGGCGCCGGTCTGGAGCGAGGATGATGTCCGCGTGCTGTTGGCGGCCTATCTTGACCAGTCGCAGGATAGTTCGCTGGTGGATGCCTGGCTCCAGCGCCTGGGCGCGCGCAGCAGCAAGAAGGGGGGCCGTTGA
- a CDS encoding lipopolysaccharide kinase InaA family protein, which translates to MRLSELKSAGRTPVLPLSIELADAAGPGQLQLLSLLRVLPGQRYVGAGVWRGRTVLAKLLVGGKAARHFQRELQGVRLLAEQGLVTPLLLADGLQEGEGGWLLFEFLEGAESLADAWERVEMLPVLADEQQAVLGEALGAIAQMHGKGLWQEDLHLDNLLRHGGRLHLIDGAGIRVEEAGKPLSRQKVLENLGVFFAQLPRHFEPFIEELLVHYLLSNAEHALPLEALLKQVERIRGWRLKDFISKIGRECTLFSVQRGPFALRAIRREEEATMLPVLSRADVLLDQGHLYKTGGAASVGRVEVSGRPLLLKRYNIKGFAHWLKRFWRPSRAWHSWREGNRLAFLGIATPRPLAVLEKRFLWLRRQAYLVTEYLPGPDIIERFAPHVESGAVPEVELQALDQLFADLIRERISHGDFKGHNLFWHEGRWTLIDLDAVRQHHSNSSFAPAYARDRARFMRNWSDSSALYRVIDGRLPKAIESVD; encoded by the coding sequence ATGCGCTTGTCCGAGTTGAAGTCTGCCGGGCGGACGCCGGTTCTGCCCTTGAGCATCGAGCTGGCGGATGCTGCCGGTCCCGGGCAGTTGCAATTGCTCAGCTTGCTGCGGGTTCTGCCCGGGCAGCGTTATGTCGGTGCCGGGGTCTGGCGTGGTCGCACGGTGTTGGCCAAGTTGCTGGTCGGTGGCAAGGCGGCCCGGCATTTCCAGCGTGAGTTGCAGGGTGTGCGCCTGCTCGCCGAGCAGGGATTGGTTACGCCGTTGTTGCTGGCTGATGGTCTGCAGGAAGGCGAGGGTGGCTGGCTGCTGTTCGAGTTCCTGGAAGGCGCCGAGAGCCTGGCCGATGCCTGGGAGCGGGTAGAGATGCTTCCAGTCCTGGCGGACGAACAGCAGGCGGTGTTGGGCGAAGCCCTGGGCGCGATTGCGCAGATGCATGGCAAGGGGTTGTGGCAGGAGGATCTGCATCTGGACAACCTGTTGCGTCATGGCGGCAGGCTGCATCTGATCGACGGCGCCGGGATCCGTGTCGAGGAGGCGGGCAAGCCGCTGTCCCGGCAGAAGGTGCTGGAAAATCTCGGGGTGTTCTTCGCCCAGTTGCCCCGGCACTTCGAGCCGTTCATCGAGGAGTTGCTGGTGCATTACCTGTTGAGCAATGCCGAGCATGCCTTGCCGCTGGAGGCATTGCTCAAGCAGGTGGAGAGGATTCGTGGCTGGCGCCTGAAGGACTTCATCAGCAAGATCGGTCGTGAGTGCACCCTGTTCAGCGTTCAGCGTGGGCCGTTCGCCTTGCGCGCCATTCGTCGCGAGGAAGAGGCAACCATGTTGCCGGTGTTGTCCCGGGCTGACGTCCTGCTCGACCAGGGGCATCTGTACAAGACCGGTGGTGCTGCCAGCGTCGGCCGAGTCGAGGTGAGTGGTCGACCGTTGTTGCTCAAGCGCTACAACATCAAGGGCTTCGCCCACTGGCTCAAGCGTTTCTGGCGCCCGAGCCGCGCCTGGCATTCGTGGCGCGAGGGCAATCGCCTGGCGTTTCTTGGCATTGCCACGCCCAGGCCGCTGGCCGTGCTGGAGAAACGCTTCCTCTGGCTGCGTCGCCAGGCCTATCTGGTCACCGAATATCTGCCGGGGCCGGATATCATCGAGCGTTTTGCACCCCATGTCGAAAGCGGTGCCGTACCCGAGGTCGAGTTGCAGGCCTTGGATCAGCTGTTTGCCGATCTGATTCGCGAGCGCATCAGTCACGGTGACTTCAAGGGGCACAACCTGTTCTGGCATGAGGGGCGCTGGACGCTGATCGATCTGGATGCGGTGCGCCAGCATCATTCGAACAGCAGCTTTGCCCCGGCCTACGCTCGCGATCGAGCACGGTTCATGCGTAACTGGTCCGACAGCAGCGCCTTGTACCGGGTCATCGATGGGCGGTTGCCCAAGGCAATCGAGTCGGTCGATTGA